The Cylindrospermopsis curvispora GIHE-G1 genome contains a region encoding:
- a CDS encoding TM0106 family RecB-like putative nuclease, whose product MIINAELLLQYQRCKRRSFLDVHGDYQQRDTPHELLVKMQQDKITHRSNVLEHLTYNQPDYPPRNWEMGAAATIKLMQQGVNMIYRGVLLATYEDKYTLLSCPDLLVKQPGKSSLGDWLYVPVDIQLGKRPKQEYQVVAAFHAEIAGALQEVMLAECWLVLRSKETTYAVDLYKWRPQMLDILADYVQVMSSPEAPEVFIARQKCNLCHWYNQCYSIAREQQHLSLLPGVTPVRYNYLRSKAINSLDLLAKTQPSSLENVTGFDSKIAWKLVVQAQSALRQTALMLPETVVRGNLISNVGIELYFDIEAQPDLNLNYLLGVLVVDIENKQETFYSFLATKPEEEELIWQQFVDLVCQYPHSPIYHFCNYEVETVNKLGKLYGTPDSITRMILTRFVDIYELLIETVALPIESYALKAIANWLGFTWRDPKANGAKCIYWYDQWLETGDREFLKMIQVYNEDDCYATRRVKDWLVTFTKDFLL is encoded by the coding sequence ATGATCATTAATGCTGAACTTCTCCTTCAATATCAACGGTGTAAACGAAGATCTTTCTTAGATGTTCACGGCGATTATCAGCAACGTGATACTCCCCATGAGCTGTTGGTAAAAATGCAGCAAGACAAGATTACACACAGGTCAAACGTGTTAGAACACTTGACCTACAATCAACCTGACTATCCCCCTCGGAACTGGGAAATGGGAGCAGCAGCAACTATTAAGTTAATGCAGCAGGGGGTTAATATGATTTACCGAGGAGTGTTGTTAGCAACTTACGAGGATAAGTATACCTTACTCAGTTGTCCGGATCTACTGGTTAAACAACCAGGGAAATCTAGTTTGGGAGATTGGTTGTATGTACCCGTGGATATTCAACTAGGTAAACGTCCTAAACAAGAATATCAAGTGGTAGCTGCTTTTCACGCGGAAATTGCGGGAGCTTTACAGGAGGTAATGCTAGCAGAATGTTGGTTGGTGTTACGCAGCAAGGAAACAACTTATGCGGTGGATTTGTATAAGTGGAGACCACAAATGTTAGATATTTTGGCGGACTATGTTCAAGTAATGAGTTCACCAGAAGCACCTGAAGTATTTATAGCTAGGCAAAAATGTAATCTTTGTCACTGGTATAACCAGTGTTATAGTATTGCTCGAGAGCAGCAGCATCTTTCCCTATTACCGGGAGTGACACCAGTTCGTTATAATTATTTACGAAGTAAAGCTATTAATAGTTTAGATTTGCTTGCAAAAACCCAACCTAGTAGTTTAGAAAATGTAACTGGGTTTGATTCTAAGATAGCGTGGAAGTTAGTAGTACAGGCCCAGTCCGCATTAAGACAAACCGCTTTAATGTTACCCGAAACAGTGGTAAGAGGAAATCTAATATCTAATGTGGGCATTGAGCTGTATTTTGATATTGAAGCTCAACCGGATTTAAATTTGAATTATTTATTAGGGGTTTTAGTAGTTGATATAGAAAATAAGCAAGAAACCTTTTATTCATTTTTAGCCACAAAACCCGAAGAAGAGGAATTAATTTGGCAGCAATTTGTGGATCTAGTTTGCCAATATCCCCACTCTCCTATTTATCACTTTTGTAATTATGAAGTAGAAACAGTAAATAAATTGGGGAAACTTTATGGCACACCTGATTCTATAACTAGGATGATTCTCACTCGGTTTGTGGATATTTATGAACTATTAATTGAAACCGTGGCCTTGCCAATAGAAAGTTATGCACTCAAGGCGATCGCCAATTGGTTAGGATTTACATGGCGAGATCCCAAAGCAAATGGTGCCAAATGTATTTATTGGTATGATCAATGGTTAGAAACAGGCGATCGGGAGTTTTTAAAAATGATTCAGGTTTACAATGAGGATGATTGTTATGCTACCCGTCGGGTAAAAGATTGGTTAGTTACCTTTACCAAAGATTTTTTGCTTTAA
- a CDS encoding aminotransferase class V-fold PLP-dependent enzyme codes for MLHHHRQKFPALTNKIYFNYGGQGPMPQSAIDAVTRTQEYIQEMGPFGAEVYSWISPQMQSTREAIASILGVTKDTITLTGNVTVGCNISMWGINWQVGDHLLISDCEHPGVIGSAREISRRFGVEVSTCPLMETLNMGDAVSVISENLRPRTRLVVLSHVLWNTGQVLPLDKIVKLCKEPSRGNNCLLLVDGAQSVGVLPLNNLTSLTELGVDFYAFTGHKWLCGPAGVGGLYVHPQAREQLHPTFIGLDGVITNSQAQPIGWQPDGRRYEVSTLSAPLYIGLRQAIATHNEWGTGEERYEQICHKSAYLWQKLTELPHIKCLKDSPPASGLVSFQMTNNQPSSKLVQYLESSFPGAKILTRTIANPNCIRVSIHYLTLESEMDELIVAIQKFTQA; via the coding sequence ATGTTGCATCACCATCGCCAAAAGTTTCCAGCTCTCACAAACAAGATTTACTTCAATTATGGGGGACAAGGACCAATGCCTCAAAGCGCAATAGATGCTGTCACCCGCACCCAAGAATATATCCAGGAAATGGGACCTTTTGGAGCTGAGGTTTATAGCTGGATATCACCTCAAATGCAGTCTACCAGAGAAGCGATCGCCTCTATTTTAGGAGTAACAAAAGATACTATTACTCTCACGGGGAATGTCACGGTTGGGTGTAACATTAGTATGTGGGGAATCAATTGGCAAGTTGGGGACCACTTACTAATTTCCGACTGTGAGCACCCGGGAGTAATTGGGAGTGCTAGAGAAATTAGTCGGAGATTTGGGGTAGAGGTTTCCACCTGTCCTTTAATGGAGACTTTAAACATGGGAGACGCTGTAAGTGTTATTAGCGAAAATCTAAGACCTCGTACCAGATTGGTGGTTTTAAGTCATGTTTTATGGAATACTGGTCAGGTTTTACCTCTTGACAAAATAGTCAAGTTGTGTAAGGAACCCAGTAGGGGAAATAATTGCTTGTTGTTGGTGGATGGAGCCCAGTCTGTGGGAGTTCTCCCTTTAAATAATCTAACAAGTTTAACAGAACTGGGGGTAGATTTCTATGCTTTTACTGGACATAAATGGTTATGCGGTCCTGCGGGGGTAGGAGGTTTGTATGTCCATCCCCAAGCTAGGGAACAATTACATCCGACTTTTATTGGTTTAGATGGAGTGATTACCAATTCACAAGCACAACCCATAGGTTGGCAACCGGATGGTAGAAGATATGAAGTTTCCACCCTGTCAGCACCATTGTACATCGGTTTAAGACAGGCGATCGCCACACATAATGAATGGGGAACAGGAGAAGAAAGGTATGAACAAATTTGTCATAAAAGCGCCTATCTATGGCAAAAACTAACAGAATTACCTCACATCAAATGCTTAAAAGATTCCCCACCTGCAAGTGGTTTAGTTTCCTTTCAAATGACCAATAATCAGCCTAGTAGCAAATTAGTCCAATATCTGGAATCTTCCTTCCCAGGGGCAAAAATTCTGACCCGGACAATTGCTAACCCCAACTGCATTCGGGTAAGTATTCACTACCTGACCTTGGAATCAGAAATGGATGAACTAATAGTAGCCATCCAAAAATTTACACAAGCATAA
- a CDS encoding glycosyl transferase, whose amino-acid sequence MKRPIVYISITNHGFGHATRSASIAATIQKLCPDVLLILATNAPRWLLDSYIPGDFIWRQVAFDVGVIQADSLIMDKTATLEKLREIKKQQNSLIAREVNFLRQNRVDLILADVPFLAAGFAKAANIPCWMISNFGWDFIYEDWGGEFTEIAHWIRDWYHGSDLLWRLPFHEPMSAFPQVIDIGLTGGSPKFSPEEIRSYWGINTPPEKTILLTFGGLGIQAIPYHNISKFPDWQFITADAKAPDLPNLIKTSNSQYRPVDFMPICGKVVSKPGYSTFAESILSGVPIVTIPRDEFAEGVFLLEGIENYHHHQIIAPPELFGAHWDFLYESPQPPKQSQPIDKNGNETLAKAVVNYLQESSL is encoded by the coding sequence ATGAAAAGACCAATTGTATATATAAGTATTACTAATCATGGATTTGGTCATGCTACTCGTAGTGCATCAATAGCAGCAACAATTCAAAAACTGTGTCCTGATGTACTCCTAATTCTTGCCACTAATGCACCCAGATGGTTGTTAGATTCCTATATTCCGGGAGACTTTATCTGGAGACAAGTAGCATTTGATGTGGGTGTAATTCAAGCTGACAGTTTAATAATGGATAAAACAGCCACCTTAGAAAAACTAAGGGAAATTAAAAAGCAGCAAAATTCACTGATTGCCAGGGAAGTGAATTTTCTGAGGCAAAATCGGGTTGATTTAATATTAGCAGATGTTCCCTTTCTAGCAGCGGGATTTGCTAAAGCGGCGAATATTCCCTGTTGGATGATTAGTAACTTTGGTTGGGACTTTATTTATGAAGACTGGGGGGGAGAATTCACGGAAATTGCTCACTGGATTAGAGATTGGTATCATGGGAGTGACTTATTGTGGCGATTGCCATTTCATGAACCAATGTCAGCTTTTCCCCAGGTGATAGATATAGGTTTAACTGGGGGGTCTCCCAAATTTAGTCCAGAAGAAATACGCAGCTATTGGGGAATAAACACCCCACCAGAAAAAACCATTTTATTAACATTTGGAGGTTTAGGTATACAAGCTATACCATATCACAACATTAGTAAATTTCCCGATTGGCAATTTATCACTGCTGACGCTAAAGCACCGGATCTACCCAACTTAATTAAAACGAGCAATAGCCAATATCGTCCTGTGGATTTCATGCCAATTTGTGGTAAGGTAGTGTCTAAACCGGGATATAGTACCTTTGCTGAATCCATACTTTCAGGAGTACCCATTGTCACCATACCTCGTGATGAATTTGCTGAAGGGGTCTTTTTATTAGAGGGAATTGAAAATTATCATCACCATCAAATTATTGCACCCCCAGAATTGTTTGGTGCACACTGGGATTTTCTGTATGAATCACCTCAACCACCGAAACAATCACAACCCATAGACAAGAATGGTAATGAGACCCTGGCCAAAGCAGTAGTCAATTATTTGCAAGAGAGCAGTCTATGA